The window TATGCATGCATTCTTGTGATTCTATGTTACTATAGAAACTAGAGGTTAGTGTTGATTTTTAAATGCTTCTCTTCATTTGGCAGATGTATGTATCATGTGTTTGATGTTCTTTGAGGGTAATGGGTAGAGGTCGAGGAAAGGGAAAGAAGCTAACAGTGACTAACAATGATGATGAAAGTGGGGAGGAAGAAAAAATTCCTGCTCAGAAGAGAAGGGGAAGACCACAGAAACTCCTTAAAGATGAGATGGATGAAGAAGGTTCTGAGAAAATAGAGTTGGAAAACAGTGACGACACAAAAACTGGATCATCTAACAAAGAGAGTAAAAGTTCTTCTGTAGACAATGTAAAAAAGAGGAGACGAAATTCTCTACCAAAGGAGAAGATTGATTCAGGGAAGGAGGAAAATGGCAACGGAACCTTGTCTGCTTCTGGTGAACCAGTCAAGTATAATGGTTTTCGGAGTAATGGGAACAGAAGGAAAAGCAAGCCTCGTCGAGCCGCTGAAGCAGTTGTTGAGTGTCAATAACTGTAGGAGTTGCTGCAACAGAGATTAGTCAATTCCTTATTCACCAAAGCAGACAGATCTCCTGCCAGATCctggattttgttattttccttgtactttcgtgATTTTGATAGTCCTTTGTCGGAAAATCCTTCGTGAATTTCAACTGAAAATCAGAACTGATCAAGGTTTCATCACCATCCTGACTGTCACCTTTATTCCCAGATATGAGTTGAATTGTCTGTTATTATGCGCATGTGGTTTCTCTCTGTTCTAAGAGTTTGATATCAGTGCCTCTATGGTATACGCTGAATTCCCAGAAGGCAAATTTTGTTCTTGCAGATGCTCCTCTTTTGTCCTAGACTGTACAATTTATGACCTCAAGTTCCTAAATATTTTGCTTGTTTGATTTGAAAGACTAATAAGAAATATTATTGTTACAAGTTGAAAAGTTCTCTCAGTGTATTTTTGCTTTCATCAATCTCCAAGTTATGTTGATTCATCTCTATGATCTGTGGACACAAAATATTGATCTCTTGTAATTGATAATGTCATCTACCAGGGAGTTACTGCTGTCCTTTGcgttctttttcctttcattttgagTCATAATGGATGTTCTGTTCTCTATAACTATGGGGAAATGCCACATCTCTGGTCTTTTCACTGCACATACAAGAGAACCTTTCCCTTTTCCTCGGAAGTTAAAATTGTTGTGCCCTTGTTCTGGATATGATTACGTTTGTTCTGCACACCTACAATCTGTGGTTGCATGCTGAATGGGCGTTTTACTCCTGAATTTCAGAGCAGTTGTGCTCTTTGTAAACTGCCGTTGAAGTTGTGTTAAGTGGTTTCAGAATCATGAATTGAAAAGTTTGAGCATGGATGAACTTAATTGTGGAAGTTGCTTCTAATCATGATGGTCCTTCAGCTGGAATCTGAGTGGCATTACCCTTGCAGCAATCAATGTTTTTATACTTCGGATTTGAGTAGTCTATTTTTTCAGTCAAAGGAAAATATTTTGTGTCTTTGTTTACAAGAAGACTTCATTCATTCCATAGATATATTTTAGGTGCAAGAGCCTTTGGAAGTATAACTTGTTTGGTTTGAAGTATTTGCATTAGCTTAAATTTGATTCGAGGCTTACGTTAACTGGCTTTCCTCTGTTGAGCTAGAATCTAGTGAATTACCTACTCTGAATCTGTGAATGAGCTTTTTTGTTCTGAAACGATGGTCATAGGCTACCTACTAGGTCATGACTTTGAAAGCTTTGATTATGTGTAGTCTGGATGTTCAACCACTAAAATGGTAGAATGTACCATGTTTCCTTGATGGTCTTGATGGTCATGGGCTACCTACTGGTCTGGATGTTAAACTACTAAACTGGTAGAATGTGCTATGTTTCCTTGATGTGGTGTTGCCAAACCTTCATCTGTTACTGATAACAGATTCGAGAAATCGTGGTGATTTAGGTTttaagatttgaatactattgaggatcttctcatttttttcttttggaaattttcctgtagaaaaaatgtaaaagtagtCGACTGCAAACTAACGGATTGCAGAAACCATAAGAAAAAGAATCCTAAAAAGTGAAGAATCCAAATAATACAGTGCAGCTGGAATTGCCATATTATAGCTGTATATATGACCTTCAAAATCACCCAAAGAAAAACAATTGAATTCTGCATATACATGATTAACTACAATCAAgcacataaacaactaaagaatTGATTTAACAAACTAATTAACCATCTATAATCATGGAAATGTTTAGACCTTAATCAGAACAAAGTGCAACCACAGCTGCACCATTTCTTCAGGCTTCAATCCTCTTCACAATATACTTCATAATTGTTCATATActtctttttgaactttattctAGATTGAGCAAGTGATGCATGACTCGATTAAAAGGGCGTTTATTATTGCTTCTAGTTTGTTATGGATGTTGAATTTGCCTCTCTCTTCTTCTGTCAGGAACCCATGTTGGAGAACATGCTACACTGGAATTGCTAATCTTTGAAGCCCAGGATTGACATCTGAAAAAGGCAAATTCTTTTCAATCACCAAAAACAGGGTCCTCTGCCGCGCCCAAAATTGTTTATGTAATTGTTCAACACCAGtggaaattgtggttgttttttTCCCTCTGGAGGAGGACTAGAGTCACCAGTTTGCTGCATCGTCACTTGATCATGAATATTGATCACAAGAGGCTCTTCTTAAAAGTCTTCATCTTTCTTTGCCCACACAATTCCTTTGAGGCTGTTGATTTTTGCTCAAAGAATGGTTCTTGTTGATAAAGAATGAGCAAACTGAACTCGGTACTTTTTGCCGACCAAACCATTCTTTTCCCTTATCCTCCAAAGCATTCTTCAAAGGTACTGCCTATTCACTTGATGGACAAAGTCCAACCTCATCAGCAGAATTCTTCTTGTCTTTGGCAATCTGGTTCTAGTACTTCTTTGCAAAAGAACCAATTTTTTACCCTTATTCACCAAAGATTTTTTGAAaggcaccatttttttttttaaatcaaggGACAAAATCAACTCATCTTGAATAGAAATGAACCTTGCTCTGCAAAGATTAATTCTCTTTCGAGGGCATAGGTGAAAACTTAAAACCACCATTCTTGATTTTCCATGTGATATGGTGATCAGAATTCTAGaaacaaaaatgcaaatttttaGCTAGAATTAAACAGTATATTTCAACAATGAAATCTGCAATTCAAATTCTCATTAATTGATCTAATTGAAGTAACAGAGCTACAGAAAAAGTGGAACAGGAAAGAAGGGGAATTGAGAATGCAGGAAAACTTGGCGAATAAGGATGAGAGAGAAACCTCGATAGAGCAATCTTCGCCAAGTTGCATACGCAAAACAGGATCCAAAATCTGACGAAATACATCCAATCCTACTACGATACAGCTACTGCAAATAACTAACTCCACATCATCCTGCTTACATTGTGAAAAGTGAGCAAATGGAAAGTGATAGCTTGAGCCAAAGCTTCACGCATGCACTGCTTCTTGGCGAAGTAAAGCGTGATCCAAACTCGCGCCTTCGTCCCCAATCTTCCAGTAATCAAACCAGGTCTCTCTTCTCGGCTTCGCGCCTTCGGTACAAAATAGCAGAAATAACAGCATTTCAACCTACCCTTTCACCATTTGGGTTTTGTTAATTTCCTTAAGCTGTTTGTCTTTTTGGAAGAGCATTTACCAAGAGAAAATAGTTGCTTTAGTTCCTTATCTAAATGGATCTAGCAAGATTAGCATTTATCTGAGCAGTAATTTTAAGGTATACTACTAGTATCACTCCGTAGACAGCATGGCAGAAGAATTGTAGAAAGGGTAAAATACAAAAACCCCCTTATGTTTTGGGGTTCGGTCACGATGCCTCCTCATTATTTAAAAACCCTCACATAATCCCCTTGTACTTTGGATTTCTTTGAAACTTGGacagaaatcatccaaattagCAGAGTTTGAATGCACGCGCGTGTCCAGCAAGTTTCAAGAACAAGAGTATATATGCGGCTTAGTCGACCATTCACAAGACAATAATATATGTTCAAATGAAGTTTATTGAAGATTAGAGTTTAGGAGCTTACAACGTCAAAACTTGCTTGATTGTTGATTGAAGCTTCCTCCCAAGTTTAAAGTCTAAACGAGTTTGTATTTTAGAGAGAAGGAGGAGGATTTCTTCACCTTAGAGAGAAGTGAGTTGAAGGAATtgtggctctgtttggattcaagtatttttcaaaaactagctTTTCAAATATAATGCTATAATAATATATgaacaaaaacaactccaaaacacCTTATCCATACAACATATAAAATACAACTCACAAATATAcaaaaacattttaaaaaattaaattttacaaTATCTTCCACCTATCATCACCCACCAACCCCACCCACCATTGCCACCACCCCCTCCTTCTTTGTTTCTCctccctcttctttctttcttcctcctttcttcctcccctctctctctttctcgcCACCCCTGCCTCTCCCTTCCCCACTCTAATCTAGCTTCAACTAGATTGTGATAGGGAAGAGGGGAGGGAAGGGGAGGGGCCAGATCGGGAGGGGGGGAAAGGGAGGGGCGGGGGGTGGCGAGGAAGAGAGGGGGGGacgagaaagaaggaaaaaggaggtGGTGACTACTGTGGATGGGGGTGGTGGCAGTTATGAGTGGTAgtgttaatttttaaaaagaactttaaatttttttaattttaaaaaatactccaaaatatattccAAAATTCCCTGCAAAAACACCACATCAAATCTCCTGATCTGGCCCCTCCCCTCTTCCCTATCACAATCTAGTTGAAGCTAGATTAGAGTGGGGAAGGGAGGGGCGGCGGGTGGCGAGGAAGAGAGAGGGGgaggagaaagaaggaaaaaggaggtGGTGGCTATTGTGGATGGGGGTGGTGGTAGTTTTGAGTGATAgtgttaatttttaaaaaggactttaaaatttttttaattttaaaaaatacccCAAAATATATTCCAAAATTCCTTGCAAAAACACCACATCAAATGGTGAGTTTGAGGGGTATTTATagcaaaatttttgttttataacAGTACTTGCTACAATATATATTACCTATAGTGTTGCTACAATGTGCGCTACAGTGTACAATA is drawn from Coffea arabica cultivar ET-39 chromosome 1c, Coffea Arabica ET-39 HiFi, whole genome shotgun sequence and contains these coding sequences:
- the LOC113714116 gene encoding uncharacterized protein translates to MGRGRGKGKKLTVTNNDDESGEEEKIPAQKRRGRPQKLLKDEMDEEGSEKIELENSDDTKTGSSNKESKSSSVDNVKKRRRNSLPKEKIDSGKEENGNGTLSASGEPVKYNGFRSNGNRRKSKPRRAAEAVVECQ